A single genomic interval of Daucus carota subsp. sativus chromosome 1, DH1 v3.0, whole genome shotgun sequence harbors:
- the LOC108225645 gene encoding uncharacterized protein LOC108225645, producing the protein MEAKKEQSSPAVSTPISTSCRKKKSEEATFLEDVKDHIDEFIHASMEEHATCFKKTVKKMFGMSKIVAERNSESKEVESSLPLRTTVAD; encoded by the exons ATGGAAGCGAAAAAAGAGCAATCATCTCCTGCTGTGTCTACGCCTATCAGCACTTCATGTAGAAAGAAGAAATCTGAAGAAGCAACTTTCTTGGAGGACGTGAAGGACCATATTGATGAGTTTATTCATGCTTCCATGGAGGAACATGCAACCTGCTTTAAGAAAACTGTAAAAAAG ATGTTTGGAATGTCAAAAATCGTTGCTGAAAGGAACTCTGAGAGTAAGGAAGTTGAAAGTTCTCTACCCCTTCGAACAACTGTTGCTGACTAA
- the LOC108225842 gene encoding protein RADIALIS-like 1, which produces MASMSSHGFWTVQQNKAFEEALAKYDKDTPDRWYNVAKAISGKTAEEVKRHYEILVADVKRIENGDVPLPNYRTTRGNYQGTMSTYIL; this is translated from the coding sequence ATGGCATCCATGTCCTCCCATGGCTTTTGGACTGTACAGCAAAACAAGGCCTTTGAAGAGGCTTTGGCTAAGTATGACAAAGACACTCCAGACCGTTGGTACAACGTTGCCAAAGCCATTAGTGGCAAGACAGCAGAGGAGGTGAAGAGGCATTATGAAATCCTTGTGGCCGACGTCAAGCGCATTGAGAATGGCGATGTGCCCTTACCAAACTATCGCACAACTAGAGGTAATTATCAAGGTACCATGAGTACTTACATTCTGTAG
- the LOC108197333 gene encoding protein RADIALIS-like 1 — protein MASWTAQQNKAFEKALAKYDKDTPDRWYNVAKAVGGKTAEEVRRHYEILVTDVRRIENGNVPFPKYRTTGG, from the exons ATGGCATCCTGGACTGCTCAGCAAAACAAGGCTTTTGAGAAGGCTCTGGCCAAGTATGACAAAGACACTCCTGACCGCTGGTACAATGTTGCCAAGGCTGTCGGTGGCAAGACAGCAGAGGAGGTGAGAAGGCATTACGAGATACTTGTCACAGACGTCAGGCGCATTGAGAATGGCAATGTGCCCTTTCCCAAATACCGCACCACTGGAG GGTGA